One segment of Candidatus Melainabacteria bacterium DNA contains the following:
- a CDS encoding tetratricopeptide repeat protein, whose product MKSKFVIAATLCLMFSAHYAQAQAPWNELNRTLEEADKAYKSKDFKHAEELYAKAVSLAKSAGAHDARVGSALNGLAATFEAEGNKPEALNMYKQALVSKEAAVGRVDPALLPILDNMGSCYRSSGDTENALATYNRALKIRESADKGETGDLAKNLNSIAAIYRETAKYKEAEPVLLRVVAVIEKLSGPDNPSVAVALNNLAVVYREQNKTKEAEGLYDRALKIREKAFGAESQETAASLSNLARVYREEGRFEEAEPLLKRVLEIVQKVEPDSPSVVTALNNLAVVYKEEAKYADAELAYKKAAALEEKLKGADSYTLAPILTNLALVLNIEAKDTEAEPVMKRVIEITEKSLGPDDPNLAIALSNLAELYRQQGKFADAETLMKRTLAIRTKALGADNPEVAANHSDLALLYREQGKLTDAEPSFKDAITIQEKYEKQHPGELANSLNNLAKLYRDEGKLPESEALYKRSLALREQTYGANDSRVAASLRNYAILLRKMGKEADADKMDARAEAIEAKPESKADIN is encoded by the coding sequence ATGAAATCCAAATTTGTTATTGCCGCCACTCTTTGTTTGATGTTCAGCGCTCACTATGCTCAGGCGCAGGCGCCGTGGAATGAGCTCAACCGGACACTCGAGGAGGCTGACAAGGCTTACAAAAGCAAGGACTTCAAGCATGCAGAAGAATTATATGCAAAAGCAGTCTCTCTGGCTAAGTCAGCCGGCGCACATGATGCTCGTGTAGGCTCGGCGCTAAACGGTCTGGCTGCGACATTCGAAGCAGAAGGAAACAAACCCGAAGCTCTGAATATGTATAAGCAAGCGCTTGTATCCAAAGAAGCAGCCGTCGGCAGAGTAGACCCCGCCCTTTTGCCAATTCTGGACAATATGGGTTCGTGCTACAGATCCAGCGGCGATACTGAAAATGCGCTGGCAACCTACAATCGGGCTTTGAAAATCCGTGAATCAGCAGACAAAGGTGAAACAGGCGACCTGGCTAAGAATCTGAATTCGATTGCCGCCATTTATCGCGAAACAGCTAAGTACAAGGAAGCTGAGCCAGTTCTGCTGCGGGTTGTGGCAGTAATCGAGAAACTGAGCGGACCGGACAATCCCTCAGTCGCTGTCGCGTTAAACAATCTTGCAGTCGTCTATCGAGAGCAGAACAAAACTAAAGAGGCAGAAGGCTTATACGATCGCGCCCTGAAAATCCGGGAAAAAGCGTTCGGCGCTGAGAGCCAGGAGACGGCAGCAAGTCTAAGTAATCTAGCCCGCGTCTACCGTGAAGAAGGACGCTTCGAAGAGGCTGAGCCCCTGTTGAAACGCGTGCTTGAAATTGTTCAGAAAGTGGAACCCGATTCACCATCAGTGGTGACAGCATTGAACAATCTTGCCGTAGTTTATAAAGAAGAAGCCAAATATGCAGATGCTGAACTAGCATACAAGAAAGCTGCGGCGCTGGAAGAAAAATTGAAAGGCGCTGATTCTTACACTCTGGCGCCAATACTGACGAATCTGGCACTCGTGCTCAACATCGAAGCGAAAGATACAGAAGCTGAGCCGGTCATGAAGCGGGTCATCGAAATCACCGAAAAGAGCCTGGGACCGGATGATCCAAATCTGGCCATAGCCCTTTCAAACCTGGCTGAACTTTATCGACAGCAAGGGAAATTTGCCGACGCTGAAACACTGATGAAACGCACTCTAGCAATTCGCACCAAGGCACTTGGTGCGGACAATCCCGAAGTGGCTGCAAACCATAGTGACCTGGCTTTGTTGTACCGCGAGCAAGGCAAGCTGACTGACGCAGAGCCATCATTCAAAGACGCCATAACAATTCAAGAAAAATATGAGAAGCAACATCCAGGAGAACTGGCCAACTCTCTCAACAACTTAGCCAAACTGTATCGCGATGAAGGCAAACTGCCTGAATCAGAAGCGCTCTACAAGCGTTCTCTAGCCCTGCGCGAACAGACATATGGTGCCAATGACTCACGCGTCGCCGCCAGCCTGCGGAACTACGCCATACTGCTGCGCAAAATGGGCAAAGAGGCAGACGCAGATAAAATGGACGCGCGTGCCGAAGCTATCGAAGCAAAACCTGAAAGCAAAGCCGACATTAACTGA
- a CDS encoding response regulator, translating to MMKKILAVEDDVTQRYVLKIVLESFALDFEIAASAEEALKLIFEHKHRFALVLMDIKLPGMNGLDCTREIRRREAAESLIKTGIIAVTAYAGSEDRALCFEAGMDDYLSKPYTLEAFKSLIDKYLQTVCCE from the coding sequence ATGATGAAGAAAATCCTGGCCGTAGAAGATGATGTAACCCAGCGCTACGTTCTCAAAATTGTTCTTGAAAGTTTTGCTTTAGATTTCGAAATCGCCGCTTCTGCAGAAGAAGCTCTTAAGCTGATTTTCGAACATAAACACCGGTTTGCTCTTGTATTGATGGATATCAAACTGCCGGGAATGAATGGTCTTGATTGTACTCGTGAAATTCGTCGGCGCGAAGCGGCGGAAAGTCTGATTAAAACTGGGATTATCGCGGTTACAGCTTACGCAGGAAGCGAAGATAGAGCTCTTTGTTTTGAGGCAGGGATGGACGATTATCTCAGTAAGCCTTACACTTTGGAAGCATTTAAGAGCTTGATTGATAAGTATCTCCAAACCGTGTGTTGTGAATAG
- a CDS encoding tetratricopeptide repeat protein — protein MKGKHSTAHQLVFTSAITALAFTLTVQLDAQAGSKRLYRGGVSAGVANADKMMMKGNYAKANDFYVAALKANPRDINAMVGYGMALAKQFKVDGADAQFNKALAQDPNNPGALAGKALNALNRLQSSSATIRNNKDSILNDAQNQAQRAVDADTKIPEAHYALGMVYKEQGKLNDAALEFKKAIQLDPNYSDGYSGLGLVQLAQNNPAAAAATFQKAIKVNTGDWTAHYGLGQALLNQGKYDAALRELNTAQYQFPNSWPVRLALGKCFEAQGNTVAAVSNYQASIAIKPENTAAYLGIANIRESRGDIELSISELRSGLELMPNNNDLQLRIGDQSLRVEKIDDAIKAYQTVLNADPGNSKAADGLTTAFYMKSNKETTGGYFGDNDFDNALQMIDRAVQMNPNDIKLRLAQAKLRSLAGDEVDLSKIPPPTNDGERISYAQALMAQNRFAEANQQFQMVLAHTNNAKQTFALADLELMIHDLDNAQAAYQKAATMPGGADRARRGMAQVAKAQENARKNMTLATDFAKKGMKGSAVDAFHDTVFQNPKSADARLGLAKALEDVSKATPVQLRESAFQYRAYVALSPTMEQKEQQKFLSKADKLDEKAGRRERKLTRSN, from the coding sequence ATGAAAGGCAAACATAGCACTGCTCATCAATTGGTTTTTACATCTGCAATAACAGCGCTGGCATTCACTTTGACAGTTCAGCTTGATGCGCAAGCTGGAAGCAAGCGCCTTTACAGAGGTGGTGTCAGTGCCGGTGTAGCTAATGCCGATAAAATGATGATGAAAGGCAATTATGCCAAAGCCAATGATTTTTACGTGGCTGCCCTGAAAGCCAATCCGCGCGACATCAATGCCATGGTCGGCTATGGAATGGCTCTGGCTAAGCAATTTAAAGTCGATGGTGCAGACGCTCAATTCAACAAAGCCCTTGCTCAAGATCCCAACAATCCAGGGGCACTCGCAGGAAAAGCGCTAAACGCTCTCAATCGTCTGCAGTCTTCGTCGGCTACGATTCGCAATAACAAAGACTCGATTTTGAACGATGCGCAAAATCAAGCACAAAGGGCAGTTGACGCTGACACTAAAATCCCAGAGGCTCACTATGCGCTGGGTATGGTCTATAAAGAGCAAGGAAAGCTGAATGATGCTGCACTGGAATTCAAAAAAGCAATTCAGCTTGATCCAAATTATTCAGATGGTTATTCCGGTCTCGGTCTTGTACAGCTGGCTCAAAACAACCCTGCTGCCGCTGCCGCTACGTTCCAGAAAGCAATTAAAGTGAACACCGGTGATTGGACGGCTCACTATGGTTTGGGTCAGGCGCTGCTCAATCAAGGCAAGTATGACGCAGCACTTAGAGAACTGAATACAGCCCAATATCAGTTTCCCAACAGCTGGCCGGTTCGTCTTGCCCTTGGAAAATGTTTCGAAGCGCAGGGCAACACTGTTGCAGCCGTATCGAACTATCAAGCTTCGATCGCCATCAAACCTGAGAATACTGCCGCTTATTTAGGTATCGCCAATATTCGTGAAAGTCGTGGTGATATAGAGCTTTCTATTTCTGAGCTGCGGTCAGGGCTCGAACTGATGCCAAACAATAACGATTTGCAATTGCGCATCGGCGATCAAAGTTTGCGTGTCGAAAAAATTGATGATGCGATCAAAGCTTATCAAACCGTTCTTAATGCCGACCCGGGCAACTCGAAAGCAGCTGACGGTTTAACTACTGCTTTTTACATGAAGTCAAATAAGGAAACAACCGGCGGTTATTTCGGTGATAACGATTTTGACAATGCATTGCAAATGATCGATCGTGCTGTTCAGATGAATCCGAATGACATCAAATTGCGTTTGGCGCAAGCTAAATTGCGTTCACTGGCAGGAGATGAAGTGGATTTGTCGAAGATTCCACCTCCAACTAATGATGGTGAACGCATCTCTTATGCGCAAGCTTTGATGGCGCAGAATCGCTTTGCAGAAGCCAATCAACAATTTCAGATGGTGCTTGCACACACTAATAACGCCAAGCAGACCTTCGCTCTAGCTGATCTCGAGTTGATGATTCATGATCTGGACAATGCTCAGGCTGCTTATCAAAAGGCTGCCACTATGCCTGGTGGCGCAGATCGGGCCCGTCGCGGCATGGCTCAAGTCGCTAAGGCTCAGGAGAACGCTCGCAAGAATATGACGCTGGCCACTGATTTTGCTAAGAAGGGTATGAAAGGCAGCGCTGTTGATGCTTTTCATGATACTGTTTTTCAAAATCCGAAATCTGCGGATGCACGTTTAGGCCTGGCGAAAGCGTTGGAAGACGTGTCCAAAGCAACACCTGTGCAGTTGCGTGAGTCGGCTTTCCAATATCGCGCCTACGTGGCTCTCTCTCCAACAATGGAGCAAAAGGAGCAGCAGAAGTTCCTCTCCAAGGCTGACAAGCTTGATGAAAAAGCCGGCAGGCGCGAACGAAAACTGACCAGGTCAAACTAG
- a CDS encoding glycerophosphodiester phosphodiesterase, whose amino-acid sequence MVSTKLNRVFGIFVVAVCSITSANLSAQALPQVVAHRGGRVWAPENTLAAFKKSVELGADGIELDIHRCKTGELVVIHDESVDRTTDGSGFVKDMSLSQLRALSAGAKWAPASQLRKLSAGIPYSSEFKNEKLPLLTEVFDLVKGKLTINIEIKNAPVDYPGIEDDLIALLKKYPYPDKIMVSSFDHDVIRRFHEKAPQYKCAILTDCILSDVGSYAKSVGADNWNPGFGDFRTDAAKRAHEAGLKVNVWTVNAPEEWKSAVAMPVDGIITDDPEGLKKFLHTEPTTR is encoded by the coding sequence ATGGTGAGCACTAAATTGAATCGAGTATTTGGAATCTTCGTCGTTGCAGTCTGCTCTATCACTTCAGCAAATCTTTCTGCGCAGGCTCTACCCCAGGTGGTTGCTCACCGTGGTGGCAGGGTTTGGGCTCCTGAGAATACACTTGCAGCCTTTAAAAAGAGTGTTGAACTTGGTGCAGACGGCATTGAGTTGGATATCCATCGTTGCAAAACAGGCGAACTAGTTGTTATTCACGACGAGTCAGTCGACCGCACCACCGATGGTTCTGGGTTTGTTAAAGACATGAGTCTTTCTCAACTGCGTGCATTGAGTGCTGGAGCTAAATGGGCTCCCGCGTCCCAATTGAGGAAGCTGAGTGCGGGCATTCCCTACTCTTCCGAATTCAAGAATGAGAAGCTGCCTCTATTGACTGAAGTGTTCGACCTTGTGAAAGGCAAGCTGACGATAAATATTGAGATAAAAAATGCGCCTGTCGACTACCCTGGTATTGAGGACGATTTAATCGCCCTGCTCAAGAAATATCCTTACCCTGACAAGATAATGGTCAGTTCGTTCGACCATGATGTCATTCGCCGGTTTCATGAAAAGGCACCTCAATATAAGTGTGCCATTTTGACTGACTGCATTTTGTCTGATGTCGGTTCCTATGCTAAGTCAGTCGGCGCAGACAATTGGAACCCGGGATTTGGCGATTTCCGCACTGATGCAGCCAAACGCGCTCACGAGGCCGGGCTCAAGGTAAACGTGTGGACCGTAAATGCTCCGGAAGAGTGGAAGAGCGCCGTCGCGATGCCTGTTGATGGAATTATTACGGACGATCCTGAAGGCTTGAAGAAGTTTCTCCATACCGAGCCCACTACCAGGTAG
- a CDS encoding acyl-CoA desaturase: MQVFEWVKFLDSDYFPAGAENVRRLPRSSSPGRWMPFILMHLACLSVFFTGSSPAALIMALTLCIARMFAITAFYHRYFSHRSYKTSRIAQFLFAIAGLTAVQRGPLWWAAHHRHHHQHADAELDTHSPVRRGFLWAQIGWITVEANMPTDYSRIPDLVKYPELVLLNRFDWVVPVLLGATVFWSGAALERIYPSLHTSGPQFLAWGFVSTVMVFHITGAINSLAHQFGTQEFETGDNSKNNFLLGLITLGEGWHNNHHRYPGCVRQGLEWWQIDLTYYVLLLMEKLGIIWELNKVPNTVQAKELSMRSLS; encoded by the coding sequence ATGCAAGTGTTCGAGTGGGTCAAATTTTTAGACTCTGATTACTTTCCTGCAGGTGCAGAGAATGTGCGCAGGCTGCCCAGGTCGTCCAGTCCGGGACGGTGGATGCCCTTTATACTCATGCACCTGGCTTGCTTGAGTGTCTTTTTCACGGGAAGTAGCCCAGCTGCCTTAATCATGGCTCTGACACTCTGCATAGCGCGCATGTTTGCGATTACAGCCTTCTACCATCGATATTTTTCGCATCGCAGTTATAAAACTTCTCGTATCGCTCAATTCTTGTTCGCGATAGCCGGTCTCACCGCAGTTCAGAGAGGTCCGCTGTGGTGGGCTGCGCACCACAGGCACCACCACCAACATGCTGACGCCGAACTCGATACGCATTCACCGGTGAGAAGAGGATTTCTCTGGGCGCAGATCGGCTGGATTACGGTCGAAGCGAACATGCCGACAGACTACTCGCGAATTCCAGACCTTGTGAAATATCCCGAACTTGTATTGTTGAACAGGTTCGACTGGGTCGTGCCGGTGCTGTTGGGAGCCACTGTCTTCTGGTCAGGTGCGGCACTGGAGCGGATCTACCCATCACTGCACACATCAGGTCCGCAGTTTCTTGCCTGGGGCTTCGTCAGCACTGTCATGGTCTTCCACATTACAGGGGCAATAAATTCACTCGCCCATCAGTTCGGAACGCAAGAATTCGAGACTGGTGACAACAGCAAGAACAACTTCTTGCTTGGTCTGATCACGTTGGGTGAAGGCTGGCACAACAATCATCACCGGTACCCTGGCTGCGTGCGCCAGGGGTTGGAATGGTGGCAAATCGACCTGACATACTACGTGCTTCTCTTAATGGAGAAGTTAGGAATCATTTGGGAACTCAACAAGGTACCAAATACGGTGCAGGCAAAAGAGCTGAGCATGAGGTCGCTTTCGTGA
- a CDS encoding NUDIX hydrolase, whose protein sequence is MTQTASPWKTKSTRVVYENPWIKVREDEVVQPDGRPGIYGVVHFKNTAIGVLPIDEEGKICLVGQYRYALEIYSWEIPEGGCSQGETHLDAAKRELIEETGMVASNWTQLGSAHLSNSVSDELAVYYLATGLTRGTPRPEGTEQLAYKHVTFDQALDMVMTGEITDALSILAITNYGILRSQNKI, encoded by the coding sequence ATGACACAAACAGCAAGTCCCTGGAAAACAAAAAGCACACGAGTCGTTTACGAGAATCCCTGGATCAAAGTACGCGAAGATGAAGTAGTTCAGCCGGATGGCAGACCTGGAATTTATGGAGTAGTTCATTTTAAGAACACCGCTATTGGTGTCTTGCCGATTGACGAAGAAGGCAAGATTTGTCTGGTTGGTCAGTATCGTTACGCGCTGGAAATTTATTCATGGGAAATACCTGAAGGCGGCTGCAGTCAGGGAGAAACTCATCTTGATGCTGCTAAACGTGAGTTGATTGAGGAGACGGGAATGGTGGCGTCCAACTGGACGCAATTGGGAAGTGCACATTTGTCGAACTCAGTTTCTGATGAGCTGGCGGTTTATTACCTGGCTACCGGTCTAACCAGGGGCACACCAAGACCAGAAGGAACGGAACAACTTGCTTACAAACATGTGACGTTTGATCAGGCACTGGATATGGTGATGACAGGCGAAATTACAGACGCACTGAGCATTTTGGCAATTACTAATTACGGCATTCTCCGGTCACAAAACAAAATCTGA
- a CDS encoding septal ring lytic transglycosylase RlpA family protein: protein MKTRQINAVLSSVLTGTFVQACAWAAPPTLVNAPQAILLADASADEKEKGPTFSGNASWYGIPFHGKKTASGEIFDMNKLSAAHKTLPFPTKVMVENPKNGQACVIRVTDRGPFVRGRVLDLSREAAKRVGIFPGVGYVEATVLNSKTAPDKK, encoded by the coding sequence ATGAAGACGCGTCAAATTAATGCTGTACTCAGTTCAGTGTTGACTGGCACTTTCGTTCAAGCCTGTGCCTGGGCGGCACCGCCAACACTAGTGAACGCGCCTCAAGCGATACTTCTGGCAGACGCCTCAGCAGATGAGAAAGAAAAGGGTCCCACATTTTCGGGAAATGCATCCTGGTACGGCATTCCTTTTCATGGGAAGAAAACTGCCTCGGGCGAAATTTTCGATATGAATAAGTTGAGTGCTGCTCATAAGACCTTGCCTTTTCCAACCAAAGTGATGGTCGAGAATCCCAAAAATGGTCAGGCTTGCGTGATCAGAGTCACTGACCGTGGTCCGTTCGTGCGTGGCAGGGTTCTGGACTTGTCACGCGAAGCGGCTAAACGGGTCGGCATCTTTCCGGGTGTTGGATATGTTGAAGCCACAGTGCTGAACAGTAAGACTGCGCCAGATAAAAAATAA
- a CDS encoding sel1 repeat family protein, translating to MNPRSPSVALASLSLVILLTTTQALASDKEELEKARTSMKCGHCEESFKTLHSLARRGHPAAQCLVGICYQTGRGVKKDSRQAAQWYEKSARQGFGDAQTRLGKMYQYGNEIEKDTSKAEHWLSKAAHKGVAEAQYSLGKMYVEENNLYNKSVNKRMMEARRLILLARDQGVEDSEKLLDRIPGWEKTEAAIKQKYHQSTTNYSQGLGNIETSWEGYADLVKSMRDLDAGASQ from the coding sequence TTGAACCCGAGATCACCATCTGTTGCCCTGGCCAGCCTTTCTCTTGTAATCCTGTTAACCACCACTCAAGCCCTTGCGTCAGACAAAGAGGAGCTTGAAAAAGCCCGCACGAGCATGAAGTGCGGACATTGCGAAGAATCTTTCAAAACTCTGCACTCTCTGGCACGACGTGGACATCCAGCGGCGCAGTGCCTGGTAGGGATCTGTTACCAGACCGGCAGAGGGGTGAAAAAGGACAGTCGTCAGGCGGCTCAGTGGTACGAAAAGTCCGCCAGACAAGGCTTTGGAGACGCCCAGACCAGACTGGGAAAGATGTATCAATACGGCAACGAGATAGAAAAGGATACTAGCAAGGCTGAACATTGGCTCTCCAAAGCCGCCCACAAAGGAGTTGCAGAAGCGCAATACAGCCTCGGCAAGATGTACGTCGAAGAAAACAACCTCTACAACAAGTCAGTCAACAAGCGGATGATGGAAGCGCGACGATTGATTCTTCTCGCTCGCGATCAAGGTGTTGAAGATTCAGAAAAGCTACTGGACCGCATTCCCGGCTGGGAGAAGACCGAAGCCGCCATCAAACAGAAGTACCACCAATCAACAACAAACTATTCGCAGGGTCTCGGCAATATAGAAACGAGCTGGGAGGGCTATGCCGACCTGGTCAAATCAATGCGCGACCTGGATGCCGGCGCCAGTCAATAA
- a CDS encoding tetratricopeptide repeat protein, with translation MKLKSIALSISLCLSFSAAFGADLTPAQQEELKVKSGEWMVATQKADKLNKQHKFAEAEAIYKKILDERNALGLNLSAQQNALAWFYANWGKNDLAEQYFNEQFATVQKNALLDEMQYCYPLEEHARFLEKIGKKEEAKKLRARVAAIRAADKAPYKLPPLAKNLSAAQKLEEATKCTEMGKKLIDSEMQTKAALWLNRAIALNPNDATAYLLRGRTDSWMDNFQKAVTDLNTAIKLKPDYAEAYADRGYAYMSLKQDSKAYADFEKAFALNKDADALGTKAKMEDVAGKHKEAVADYTRIIAVIPEKSWPYVQRGAAYENLKDYAKAIADYTVLCDRYPNSYDYFEYRGTAYMKANQLEKSLADYNKVISLNPSYSGAYKERAGVYQKIDGKQSARVMADLKKAR, from the coding sequence GTGAAATTAAAATCAATAGCGTTGTCTATATCGCTCTGCCTATCGTTTTCCGCAGCTTTTGGTGCAGATCTGACTCCCGCCCAGCAAGAAGAGCTGAAAGTTAAAAGTGGCGAGTGGATGGTAGCGACGCAAAAAGCCGACAAACTGAACAAACAGCACAAGTTTGCCGAAGCAGAAGCTATATACAAGAAGATCCTCGACGAAAGGAACGCTCTTGGCTTAAACCTGTCGGCGCAACAGAATGCGCTAGCCTGGTTTTACGCAAACTGGGGTAAAAACGATCTGGCCGAACAATATTTCAACGAGCAGTTTGCCACCGTCCAAAAGAACGCTCTTTTAGACGAGATGCAATACTGTTATCCGCTCGAAGAACACGCCCGGTTCCTGGAAAAAATCGGCAAAAAGGAAGAAGCAAAAAAACTGCGCGCTCGTGTTGCAGCAATACGCGCCGCTGACAAAGCACCATATAAATTGCCACCACTGGCGAAGAATTTGAGTGCAGCACAAAAGTTGGAAGAAGCAACCAAGTGCACTGAGATGGGCAAAAAGCTCATCGATTCAGAGATGCAAACAAAGGCAGCTCTCTGGTTGAATCGAGCCATTGCTCTCAATCCAAACGATGCCACGGCCTACTTGTTGCGAGGTCGCACAGACTCCTGGATGGATAATTTCCAGAAAGCCGTCACAGACCTGAATACTGCAATTAAGCTCAAGCCTGACTATGCAGAGGCTTACGCCGATCGCGGTTACGCTTACATGTCTTTGAAGCAAGACTCAAAAGCTTATGCCGATTTCGAAAAGGCTTTCGCGCTCAATAAAGACGCTGACGCACTCGGGACAAAAGCAAAAATGGAAGACGTAGCCGGCAAGCACAAAGAAGCTGTTGCGGACTACACACGTATCATCGCCGTTATACCTGAGAAATCGTGGCCATACGTACAGCGCGGTGCCGCTTACGAAAATTTGAAGGACTACGCGAAAGCAATTGCAGACTACACAGTGCTCTGCGACCGCTATCCAAACAGTTACGATTACTTCGAGTATCGCGGCACTGCGTACATGAAAGCAAACCAGCTGGAGAAATCGCTTGCAGACTACAACAAAGTGATTTCGCTCAATCCGTCATACAGCGGCGCTTACAAGGAGCGTGCCGGAGTCTATCAGAAAATCGACGGTAAGCAATCTGCGCGGGTCATGGCAGATTTGAAGAAAGCCAGGTAA
- a CDS encoding deoxyribonuclease IV, with product MSMAKTAAKPRIGAHISGGMKTAVGKATNIGAQAIQIFLGSPQMWREPKPTPAEQSTFVDGVKGSSIAPVFVHGNYLVNLASESPENFSKSVNNLALALRLSDSIGAKGLIFHPGSAGKATYDEALNRVLKALDMVLDGYQGDCKLLLEVCAGQGQTIGDRFEEFADILKSMQYDKRIGVCWDTCHMFNAGYDISSKAGLQQTIDQFGELIGFDWLFAIHANDSKTPLGARRDRHENIGKGYIGEEAFRRMLHEPLLRPLPWILEVPGMEKKGPDKINIDLMHSLAN from the coding sequence ATGTCAATGGCGAAAACTGCTGCAAAACCTCGTATCGGTGCGCATATCAGCGGCGGTATGAAAACCGCCGTCGGTAAAGCGACTAACATTGGCGCACAGGCTATTCAAATATTCCTGGGTTCGCCGCAAATGTGGCGCGAACCGAAGCCTACACCTGCTGAGCAGAGCACTTTCGTTGATGGAGTCAAAGGCAGTTCGATTGCCCCGGTTTTTGTACATGGAAACTATCTAGTCAATCTGGCATCAGAGTCGCCTGAAAATTTCTCAAAGTCAGTAAACAATCTAGCGCTGGCATTACGACTTTCTGACAGCATTGGCGCTAAGGGATTGATTTTTCACCCGGGGTCTGCTGGAAAGGCTACTTACGACGAAGCGCTGAATCGAGTATTGAAAGCACTGGATATGGTGCTGGATGGATATCAAGGTGATTGCAAACTCTTGCTGGAAGTCTGTGCCGGACAGGGGCAAACAATAGGCGACAGATTTGAAGAATTTGCCGACATATTGAAGTCGATGCAGTATGACAAACGCATTGGAGTATGTTGGGACACTTGTCACATGTTTAACGCCGGTTACGATATCTCTTCGAAAGCAGGTTTACAGCAGACGATTGATCAATTCGGCGAATTAATCGGTTTTGACTGGCTTTTTGCAATTCATGCCAACGATTCTAAGACTCCACTCGGGGCTCGCCGAGACCGGCATGAAAATATCGGCAAAGGTTATATCGGAGAGGAGGCATTTCGGCGCATGTTGCACGAACCGCTCCTGCGGCCACTTCCGTGGATTCTGGAAGTGCCTGGCATGGAGAAGAAGGGACCGGATAAAATCAATATCGATTTGATGCACAGTTTGGCGAACTAA